The Setaria italica strain Yugu1 chromosome IX, Setaria_italica_v2.0, whole genome shotgun sequence genome has a window encoding:
- the LOC101768671 gene encoding E3 ubiquitin-protein ligase RZFP34, which yields MDADTGPVQYGCVHYKRKCKIRAPCCGEIFDCRHCHNEAKDSLEVNNHERHVVPRHEIKLVICSLCNKEQDVHQDCSNCGACFGKYFCAKCNFFDDDVSKNQFHCDGCGICRTGGAENFYHCGKCGCCYTYQLKDSHRCVDGAMHHNCPVCFEYLFDSTKAVSVLHCGHTIHLQCLYEMRAHQQFSCPVCLRSACDMSDIWRKLDQEVAASPMPAICQKKMIWILCNDCGMTSNVQFHILAHKCPGCSSYNTRQTRGGPAACSRV from the exons ATGGACGCGGACACCGGCCCAGTGCAATACGG GTGCGTGCACTACAAGAGGAAATGCAAGATAAGGGCGCCGTGCTGTGGCGAGATATTTGATTGCAGGCACTGTCACAATGAAGCCAAG GATTCACTGGAGGTCAATAACCACGAACGCCACGTGGTTCCTCGCCACGAGATCAAGCTG GTTATCTGCTCTCTCTGCAATAAAGAACAGGAT GTACATCAAGATTGTTCAAATTGTGGAGCATGTTTTGGTAAATACTTCTGTGCAAAATGCAACTTCTTTGATGACGAT GTATCAAAGAACCAATTTCACTGTGATGGATGTGGCATATGTAG AACTGGTGGTGCAGAGAACTTCTATCACTGTGGGAAATGCG GATGTTGCTATACCTATCAGCTGAAGGATTCTCATCGTTGCGTGGACGGAGCAATGCATCATAACTGCCCTGTATGCTTTGAG TATCTATTCGACTCGACGAAAGCTGTCAGCGTGCTCCATTGTGGACACACGATTCATCTGCAATGCCTGTACGAGATGAGAGCTCATCAGCA GTTCTCGTGCCCGGTTTGCTTGAGGTCTGCTTGCGACATGTCTGACATATGGCGAAAGCTTGATCAAGAG GTTGCAGCCTCCCCGATGCCGGCAATTTGTCAGAAGAAGATG ATATGGATCCTCTGCAACGATTGTGGAATGACATCGAACGTGCAGTTCCACATTTTGGCGCACAAGTGCCCGGGTTGCAGTTCCTACAACACCCGGCAGACGAGGGGCGGTCCAGCTGCATGCTCCAGAGTTTGA
- the LOC101766370 gene encoding pheophorbide a oxygenase, chloroplastic: MRATIPTPSLLVTPRPPRLHALPSALASASRHHAARGVGRPRTRLRVAAPPSAPGEAAEQAEPSTSAPDSGEKFSWRDHWYPVSLVEDLDPSRPTPFQLLNRDLVIWKDPKSGEWVALDDRCPHRLAPLSEGRIDETGCLQCSYHGWSFDGSGACTRIPQAMPEGPEARAVQSPKACATKFPTLVSQGLLFVWPDENGWEKATATKPPMLPKEFDDPAFSTVTIQRDLYYGYDTLMENVSDPSHIEFAHHKVTGRRDRARPLTFKMESSGAWGYSGANSGNPRITATFEAPCYALNKIEIDTKLPIFGDQKWVIWICSFNIPMAPGKTRSIVCSARNFFQFTMPGKAWWQLVPRWYEHWTSNLVYDGDMIVLQGQEKIFLAASKESSADVNQQYTKITFTPTQADRFVLAFRTWLRKFGNSQPEWFGNASQETLPSTVLSKREMLDRYEQHTLKCSSCKGAYDAFQTLQKVFMGATVVCCATAGIPAEVQLRILIGAAALVSAALAYAFHDLQKNFVFVDYVHADID; the protein is encoded by the exons ATGCGCGCGACGATCCCAACCCCCTCCCTCCTCGTCAcaccgaggccgccgcggctccACGCCCTCCCCTCGGCCTTGGCCTCGGcctcccgccaccacgccgcccgcGGCGTGGGCCGTCCTCGCACCCGCTTGcgcgtggcggcgccgccgtccgcccccggggaggcggcggagcaggcggaGCCGAGCACGTCGGCGCCCGACTCCGGGGAGAAGTTCTCGTGGAGGGATCACTGGTACCCGGTCTCCCTCGTCGAGGACCTCGACCCCAGCCGCCCCACCCCGTTCCAGCTCCTCAACCGCGACCTCGTCATCTGGAAGGACCCCAAGTCCGGCGAGTGGGTCGCGCTCGATGACCGCTGCCCCCACCGCCTTGCCCCGCTCTCG GAGGGGAGGATCGATGAGACGGGGTGCTTGCAGTGCTCGTACCACGGCTGGTCATTCGACGGCTCCGGCGCCTGCACCAGGATCCCGCAGGCCATGCCCGAGGGTCCCGAGGCCCGGGCGGTGCAGTCGCCGAAGGCATGCGCAACCAAATTCCCCACCCTTGTCTCCCAAGGGCTGCTCTTCGTGTGGCCCGACGAGAATGGGTGGGAGAAAGCCACTGCCACCAAGCCTCCAAT GTTGCCGAAAGAGTTTGATGACCCGGCCTTCTCCACGGTGACGATCCAGAGAGACTTGTACTATGGTTATGATACGTTGATGGAGAACGTCTCTGATCCGTCTCATATAGAATTTGCTCACCACAAG GTTACTGGACGGAGAGATAGGGCCAGGCCTCTGACATTCAAGATGGAATCAAGTGGTGCCTGGGGTTACTCAGGGGCAAATTCCGGTAATCCTCGCATCACTGCAACTTTTGAGGCCCCATGCTATGCATTAAACAA AATAGAGATAGACACAAAGTTACCCATTTTTGGAGACCAGAAATGGGTCATATGGATTTGCTCGTTTAACATTCCAATGGCCCCAGGGAAGACTCGTTCTATTGTCTGCAGTGCTCGGAACTTTTTCCAGTTTACAATGCCAGGAAAAGCATGGTGGCAG CTTGTTCCTCGATGGTATGAACATTGGACTTCAAATTTGGTCTATGATGGTGATATGATCGTTCTTCAAGGCCAGGAGAAGATTTTCTTAGCTGCATCCAAGGAATCTTCTGCAGATGTTAACCAGCAGTACACAAAGATCACATTCACACCCACTCAGGCTGACCGATTTGTTTTAGCATTCCGGACATGGCTAAGGAAATTTGGCAATAGCCAACCTGAGTGGTTTGGAAATGCTAGCCAAGAAACATTGCCTTCCACTGTCCTTTCAAAGCGCGAG ATGCTAGACAGATACGAGCAGCACACATTGAAATGCTCATCTTGCAAAGGAGCATATGATGCATTCCAGACTCTGCAGAAGGTCTTCATGGGAGCGACAGTAGTGTGCTGTGCTACCGCAGGGATTCCTGCTGAAGTTCAGCTCAGAATATTGATTGGTGCAGCTGCTTTGGTCAGCGCTGCTCTAGCATACGCATTCCATGATCTCCAGAAGAATTTTGTATTCGTAGATTACGTGCACGCTGACATTGATTAA
- the LOC101769888 gene encoding tankyrase-1 — translation MAVPGGRNGLRDDDDDIAEHAEAFGGVSDDEEVPPHLRALANAAQTGDVAALLAALDNHDGSIDVPVEDGDTLLHLACLYGHLPCVQLLLERGASLECKDEEGAIPLHDACAGGFTEMVQYILNFAANKDGCVVRMLNTVDSEGDTPLHHAARGEHLDVVKLLLEAGASPKKENTYGQTPADMADQDTEVRGLLTAKQIEASTHMSDD, via the exons ATGGCAGTTCCCGGCGGCCGCAACGGCCTCagggatgacgacgacgacatcgCTGAGCACGCCGAGGCCTTCGGTGGcgtctccgatgacgaggaggtGCCTCCCCACCTCCGCGCCCTCGCCAACGCCGCCCAGACCGGTGACGTCGCCGCGCTCCTTGCCGCCCTCG ATAATCATGATGGCAGTATTGATGTTCCAGTTGAAGATGGTGATACTTTGCTTCACCTAGCATGCTTATACGGTCATCTCCCTTGTGTGCAG CTACTGTTGGAACGTGGAGCTAGCTTGGAATGCAAAGATGAAGAAGGTGCAATCCCTCTTCACGATGCTTGTGCTGGAG GCTTCACTGAGATGGTCCAATATATTCTGAACTTTGCTGCTAACAAGGATGGTTGCGTAGTGCGAATGCTCAACACTGTGGATTCTGAAGGCGATACA CCGCTCCACCATGCTGCTAGAGGGGAACATTTGGATGTTGTCAAGCTTTTGCTCGAGGCCGGGGCATCCCCCAAGAAGGAGAACACGTATGGGCAGACACCCGCTGATATGGCTGACCAAGACACTGAAGTCCGAGGCCTGTTGACTGCCAAGCAAATTGAGGCAAGCACACACATGAGTGATGATTAA
- the LOC101756504 gene encoding zinc finger CCCH domain-containing protein 48, with product MAAVHQRLSFPVAPPHPRRGSHGPRRDIPPQVCRYWKSGHCSRNPCRFLHADVPPPPARTAKKPNNTWVNPSCVAKPKLPLDAVPPPPSVLPPKRLCGGEELAGWCVGDGFRGVAQLKGHAKAVTGVAVPEGSDKLFSGSMDGTVRVWDGSTGQCVHVAPMQEGEVASLVSVGPWVVVGVRGAVKALHTGTGKELLLRGPAASTLVTALLVEDDEHLFAGTEDGVIYMWRMNQAQQCLDEVAAFRGHEKAVASLAQGKGTLNTGSADGSIRAWDLESRRCVCTLTAHASAVIALLCWEQFLLSSSDDGTVKVWRAKPDRDDLDLEVHYVHSEGERVAAIDGTYDPDKKPVLMVSRGDGVVRVYDLPSMKNRGQIRCSGEARTVYLRSPGVVFTGDASGEVRVVKWTPRAEAEA from the coding sequence ATGGCGGCGGTGCACCAGCGCCTCTCCTTCCCGGTCGCTCCACCCCATCCGCGCCGGGGCAGCCACGGTCCTCGCCGCGACATTCCGCCGCAGGTCTGCCGCTACTGGAAGTCCGGTCACTGCAGCCGGAACCCCTGCCGGTTCCTCCATGCGGAcgtgcccccgccgccggcgcggacaGCTAAGAAGCCCAACAACACCTGGGTCAACCCGTCCTGCGTCGCCAAGCCCAAGCTTCCACTAGatgcggtgccgccgccgccgtcggtgctGCCACCCAAGCGCCtctgcggcggcgaggagctcgcGGGTTGGTGCGTCGGCGACGGCTTCCGTGGCGTCGCGCAGCTCAAGGGCCACGCCAAGGCGGTCACCGGCGTCGCTGTGCCGGAAGGGTCTGACAAGCTATTCTCCGGCAGCATGGACGGCACTGTGCGCGTCTGGGACGGCAGCACCGGGCAGTGCGTCCACGTCGCGCCGATGCAAGAAGGGGAGGTGGCGAGCCTGGTTTCCGTCGGCCCGTGGGTGGTCGTCGGGGTGCGCGGCGCCGTCAAGGCCCTCCACACCGGAACCGGGAAGGAGCTCCTTCTGCGAGGACCCGCTGCCTCCACGCTGGTCACCGCCTTGCTCGTCGAGGACGACGAGCACCTCTTCGCCGGCACGGAGGACGGCGTCATCTACATGTGGAGGATGAACCAAGCCCAGCAATGCTTGGACGAGGTCGCCGCGTTCCGGGGGCACGAGAAGGCCGTGGCGTCGCTGGCGCAAGGAAAGGGCACGCTTAACACCGGCTCGGCAGACGGCAGCATTAGGGCCTGGGACCTCGAGAGCCGCCGGTGCGTCTGCACCCTCACCGCCCACGCCTCGGCAGTGATCGCGTTGCTGTGCTGGGAACAGTTCCTGCTCTCGTCGTCCGATGACGGCACCGTTAAGGTCTGGCGCGCGAAGCCGGACCGCGACGACCTCGACCTCGAGGTGCACTACGTCCACAGCGAAGGGGAACGCGTGGCCGCCATCGATGGAACGTACGATCCGGACAAGAAGCCCGTCCTGATGGTGTCGCGCGGCGATGGCGTTGTGCGTGTCTACGACCTCCCGTCGATGAAGAACAGAGGGCAGATTCGCTGCAGCGGCGAGGCCAGGACCGTATACCTCAGGTCGCCCGGCGTCGTCTTCACCGGAGATGCGTCCGGCGAGGTCAGAGTGGTGAAGTGGACGCCACGCGCTGAAGCTGAAGCATGA
- the LOC101768267 gene encoding ras-related protein RABC2a, producing MASSPASSYDCSFKVLLIGDSAVGKSSLLVSFVSAAHIDEDITPTIGVDFKIKFLTVGGKKLKLTIWDTAGQERFRTITSSYYRGAHGIILVYDVTKRESFTNLADVWTKEIEMHSTNKDCVKMLVGNKVDKDEDRVVTREEGLALAQEYGCLFLESSAKTRENVEKCFEELALKILEVPSLLEEGSSVVKRNTLKQKQENANQSGGCCQ from the exons atggcgtcgtcgccggcgagcagcTACGACTGCTCCTTCAAGGTCCTGCTCATCGGGGACTCGGCTGTCGGCAAGAGCAGCCTCCTCGTCAGCTTCGTCTCCGCGGCCCACATCGACGAGGACATCACGCCCACCATAG GGGTGGATTTTAAAATCAAATTTCTTACTGTGGGTGGGAAGAAACTGAAACTGACAATATGGGACACTG CTGGCCAGGAGAGGTTTAGGACAATTACCAGTTCTTACTACAGGGGTgctcatgggatcattctag TTTACGACGTCACCAAGAGGGAGAGTTTCACGAATTTGGCTGATGTGTGGACCAAGGAAATAGAGATGCACTCAACAAATAAAGATTGCGTCAAAATGCTTGTTGGAAATAAAGTGGACAAG GATGAGGACAGAGTGGTGACAAGAGAAGAAGGTCTTGCCTTAGCACAAGAATACGGCTGTCTGTTTCTCGAAAGTAGTGCCAAAACAAGAGAGAACGTGGAGAAATGTTTTGAAGAGCTTGCATTAAAG ATTCTTGAGGTTCCAAGCCTCTTGGAGGAAGGTTCTTCAGTTGTCAAGAGGAACACTCTAAAGCAGAAGCAGGAGAATGCAAACCAAAGTGGAGGATGCTGTCAGTAG
- the LOC101767863 gene encoding aquaporin TIP1-1, producing MPINRIAVGSHEEVYHPGALKAAFAEFISTLIFVFAGQGSGMAFSKLSPGGSTPTGLIAAAIAHAFALFVAVSVGANISGGHVNPAVTFGAFVGGNITLFRGILYWIAQLLGSTVACFLLRFSTGGLPTGTFGLTGISVWEALVLEIVMTFGLVYTVYATAVDPKKGSLGTIAPIAIGFIVGANILVGGAFDGASMNPAVSFGPALVSWSWGYQWVYWVGPLIGGGLAGVIYEVLFISHTHEQLPTTDY from the exons atgccgatcaacaggatcgCCGTCGGGAGCCATGAGGAGGTGTACCACCCGGGTGCCCTCAAGGCGGCGTTCGCTGAGTTCATCTCCACCCTCATCTTCGTCTTCGCCGGCCAGGGCTCCGGCATGGCCTTCA GCAAGCTGTCCCCAGGCGGCTCGACCCCCACGGGCCTGATCGCCGCGGCTATTGCCCACGCCTTCGCCCTGTTCGTTGCCGTGTCCGTCGGCGCCAACATCTCCGGCGGCCACGTGAACCCCGCCGTGACCTTCGGCGCCTTCGTCGGCGGCAACATCACCCTCTTCCGCGGCATCCTGTACTGGATCGCCCAGCTGCTGGGCTCCACCGTGGCGTGCTTCCTCCTCCGCTTCTCCACCGGCGGACTCCCCACCGGCACCTTCGGCCTGACCGGCATCTCCGTGTGGGAGGCCCTGGTCCTCGAGATCGTGATGACCTTCGGCCTCGTGTACACCGTGTACGCGACCGCCGTGGACCCGAAGAAGGGCAGCCTGGGCACCATCGCCCCCATCGCCATCGGCTTCATCGTGGGCGCCAACATCCTGGTCGGCGGCGCCTTCGACGGCGCGTCCATGAACCCCGCCGTGTCCTTCGGCCCCGCCCTCGTCAGCTGGTCCTGGGGATACCAGTGGGTGTACTGGGTCGGCCCTCtcatcggcggcggcctcgccggcgtcaTCTACGAGGTGCTCTTCATCTCCCACACCCACGAGCAGCTACCCACCACCGACTACTAA
- the LOC101767461 gene encoding cyclin-dependent kinases regulatory subunit 1: MGQIQYSEKYFDDTYEYRHVVLPPEVAKLLPKNRLLSENEWRAIGVQQSRGWVHYAIHRPEPHIMLFRRPLNYQQQQEAAAAAAAQMLPK; the protein is encoded by the exons ATGGGCCAGATCCAGTACTCCGAGAAGTACTTTGACGACACCTACGAGTACAG GCACGTCGTCCTCCCGCCCGAGGTCGCCAAGCTTCTCCCCAAGAACCGCCTCCTCTCCGAG aacgaGTGGCGTGCGATCGGCGTTCAGCAGAGCCGCGGGTGGGTGCACTACGCGATCCACCGGCCGGAGCCGCACATCATGCTGTTCCGCCGCCCGCTCAactaccagcagcagcaggaggcggctgccgcagcggcggcgcagatgCTGCCCAAGTGA